In one Limosilactobacillus oris genomic region, the following are encoded:
- a CDS encoding winged helix-turn-helix transcriptional regulator, which produces MAKKEALTEIQITLNTIGGKWKPLILHYLQNEGTKRYSEILRYLETAPKKTLTAQLRELEDENIIKRTVIPTVPVQVEYSVTDHGKSLFPILEVMCAWGYINAADYQIKHPTCVYSEQTRAIKQERLHKLYEQFTSDREREKQLGTQK; this is translated from the coding sequence ATGGCGAAGAAGGAAGCATTGACCGAAATTCAAATTACGCTCAACACAATTGGCGGTAAGTGGAAGCCATTGATTCTTCATTACCTGCAAAATGAAGGGACCAAGCGGTATAGTGAAATCCTTCGCTACCTAGAAACCGCGCCCAAGAAGACCCTAACCGCCCAGTTGCGGGAGCTGGAAGACGAGAATATTATTAAGCGGACCGTTATTCCAACCGTCCCCGTCCAGGTCGAATACAGCGTGACGGACCACGGCAAGTCCCTCTTCCCAATCCTCGAAGTGATGTGTGCCTGGGGCTACATCAACGCGGCCGACTACCAAATTAAGCACCCGACCTGCGTCTACAGTGAGCAAACGCGGGCAATTAAGCAGGAACGCTTGCATAAACTTTATGAACAATTTACCAGCGACCGGGAACGCGAAAAGCAGCTGGGAACCCAAAAGTAA
- the yycF gene encoding response regulator YycF, which translates to MAKKILVVDDEKPISDIIKFNLEKEGYEVVVAFDGEEALEKVEAEDPDLIILDLMLPKVDGLEVAKRVRAKHTTPIIMVTAKDSELDKVLGLELGADDYVTKPFSNRELVARVKANLRREATAQAPAEEDKNTDIKVGDITIHPEAYTVTKRGENINLTHREFELLHYLAQHIGQVINREHLLQTVWGYDYFGDVRTVDVTVRRLREKIEDNPSQPQWLITRRGVGYYLANPDQN; encoded by the coding sequence ATGGCAAAGAAGATTTTAGTTGTCGATGATGAAAAACCAATTTCAGACATCATTAAATTTAACCTGGAAAAGGAAGGCTACGAGGTCGTCGTCGCCTTTGACGGTGAGGAAGCCCTCGAAAAGGTCGAGGCAGAGGATCCGGATTTGATCATCCTGGATCTGATGTTGCCGAAGGTTGACGGTTTGGAGGTTGCCAAGCGGGTACGGGCTAAGCACACGACCCCAATCATCATGGTCACCGCTAAGGATTCCGAACTCGACAAGGTCCTGGGGCTAGAACTCGGCGCCGACGACTACGTTACCAAGCCATTCTCCAACCGTGAACTGGTTGCCCGGGTTAAGGCTAACCTCCGGCGGGAAGCTACTGCGCAGGCCCCGGCGGAAGAAGATAAGAACACGGATATCAAGGTGGGCGACATCACCATTCACCCGGAGGCCTACACCGTTACCAAACGGGGTGAGAACATCAACCTGACCCACCGGGAATTTGAGCTGCTCCACTACCTAGCCCAGCACATCGGACAGGTTATCAACCGGGAACACCTCCTGCAAACCGTGTGGGGCTATGACTACTTTGGCGACGTGCGAACGGTTGACGTGACGGTGCGGCGGCTCCGGGAAAAAATCGAAGACAACCCAAGCCAGCCGCAATGGCTAATCACGCGCCGGGGAGTCGGCTATTACCTGGCAAATCCTGATCAGAATTAG